One genomic window of Providencia hangzhouensis includes the following:
- a CDS encoding OPT/YSL family transporter: MNISHDKNDTEVRVSIFSPALLIAIIILSFVGAIIGIQIIVTLGISANTSIIGAVLAILLSRVPLSIFASFKFIDAQNLIQTSISAATFAAANGLIVAIGVPWVLGMPELIYPMMAGAFVAIIIDGTILYGLFNTRAYPASASWPAGVATAETLWAGNKGGKRLGALLTGFAAGAIGAGFGIPMASAGIALIGSIFALFMFAVGLLIRGFSESGLITYNLYENYVPHGVMIGAGIVALIQIGTIVFRNKKDSQQQSEDSDELRQSSKRIKSTLIKGATFYFLTALALTFISQIFVTMTLPQLIGFLIFATLAALIQEMIVGMAAMHSGWFPATAAALISLMIGILLGFPPEALAVLVGFCAATGPAFADMGFDLKTGFMIRGYGKNQSAEHYGRKQQYFAAIIGFCCALVVVALTYDFYFEQDKIVPASRLYAATIQAGSSSNVAMMLLLWAIPGAIIQLIGGAKNQIGVLFSTGLMINYPIAGWTVLTALAVRIIIERFFNISSDKISTFAGGLIAGDALYSTAKAFLPTLKAKLLSFWAK, translated from the coding sequence ATGAATATATCTCATGATAAAAATGATACTGAGGTACGTGTATCTATTTTTTCTCCAGCACTACTCATCGCAATAATTATATTATCTTTTGTTGGTGCTATTATTGGTATTCAGATTATTGTCACACTAGGTATCTCCGCAAACACATCAATTATCGGTGCTGTTCTCGCCATTTTATTATCTCGTGTCCCACTTTCTATATTCGCATCATTTAAATTTATCGATGCGCAAAATTTAATTCAAACTAGCATCTCTGCAGCAACCTTTGCTGCAGCAAATGGTTTAATAGTAGCCATTGGTGTGCCTTGGGTATTGGGTATGCCTGAATTAATTTATCCGATGATGGCTGGAGCTTTCGTTGCGATTATCATTGATGGCACGATTTTATATGGCTTGTTTAATACCCGCGCCTATCCTGCCAGTGCATCTTGGCCTGCCGGTGTTGCCACCGCAGAAACTTTGTGGGCAGGAAATAAAGGTGGAAAGCGGCTTGGCGCATTGCTGACAGGCTTTGCTGCTGGAGCCATCGGTGCAGGTTTTGGTATCCCAATGGCATCCGCAGGGATCGCGTTGATTGGCAGTATTTTCGCGTTATTCATGTTTGCTGTTGGACTTCTCATTCGCGGTTTTTCTGAGTCAGGGCTAATTACTTATAATTTATATGAAAACTATGTCCCACACGGTGTGATGATTGGTGCAGGTATCGTCGCATTAATCCAAATCGGAACCATTGTATTTCGCAACAAGAAAGATAGTCAGCAACAAAGCGAAGATAGTGATGAATTACGCCAAAGTAGCAAACGTATCAAGTCAACCTTAATCAAAGGGGCAACGTTCTACTTTTTAACCGCATTAGCACTCACATTTATTAGCCAAATATTTGTCACTATGACATTGCCACAACTTATTGGATTCCTCATTTTTGCGACCTTAGCCGCTTTAATCCAAGAGATGATTGTAGGTATGGCTGCGATGCATTCTGGCTGGTTTCCTGCAACTGCAGCAGCTCTTATCTCATTGATGATTGGTATTTTACTGGGGTTTCCCCCCGAAGCATTGGCCGTTTTAGTTGGGTTTTGTGCCGCGACAGGCCCTGCTTTTGCCGATATGGGTTTTGACCTAAAAACGGGGTTTATGATCCGCGGTTATGGTAAAAACCAATCTGCAGAACATTATGGGAGAAAACAACAATATTTTGCCGCTATTATCGGTTTTTGCTGCGCCTTGGTGGTTGTTGCACTTACCTACGATTTTTATTTCGAACAAGACAAAATCGTTCCTGCATCAAGGCTTTATGCCGCTACGATCCAAGCAGGAAGCTCCTCAAATGTGGCAATGATGTTGTTATTGTGGGCCATACCGGGTGCCATCATTCAGTTAATTGGCGGTGCTAAAAACCAGATTGGCGTACTCTTCTCAACTGGCTTGATGATTAACTACCCTATTGCAGGTTGGACGGTTCTTACTGCACTCGCGGTTCGAATTATCATTGAGCGTTTCTTCAATATCAGTTCCGATAAAATTTCAACTTTCGCTGGTGGGCTTATTGCTGGCGATGCTCTTTACTCCACGGCTAAAGCATTCCTGCCAACCCTCAAAGCGAAACTGCTTTCCTTCTGGGCTAAATAA
- a CDS encoding IclR family transcriptional regulator, translating into MNNRLQSAGFVLTLLDYFSINKPIWGVRELARHLDKSPSVVQRGFNILEEQGFLQKNKNKEYLLGLRCIEIGHLANNTRQFSQLASDYLRPLADKTHETIFIYRRYNDIAICNFILESDHLIRFTSKEGEALSLHEAPFTQIILSSMDISYIDEYLSKHNLQNNTLLKKQLSLYAEEGYAYSKEAYLAGTQGLSVPIFSFEKGVLGSLCIAASSQSKNLTEYYPLLKSTASKLSTIF; encoded by the coding sequence ATGAATAACCGACTACAATCTGCTGGTTTCGTATTAACCTTGTTAGATTACTTTTCAATCAACAAGCCCATATGGGGAGTACGTGAGTTAGCTCGTCATCTTGATAAGAGCCCTTCCGTCGTACAGCGGGGTTTTAATATTCTAGAAGAGCAAGGTTTCTTACAAAAAAATAAAAATAAAGAATATTTATTAGGCTTGCGGTGTATTGAAATCGGTCATTTAGCCAATAACACACGCCAGTTTTCACAATTAGCGAGTGACTACTTACGCCCTCTCGCTGATAAAACACATGAAACCATATTTATTTATCGCCGTTACAATGATATCGCTATTTGTAATTTCATTTTAGAAAGTGACCATCTTATCCGCTTTACATCTAAAGAAGGAGAAGCGTTGAGCTTGCATGAAGCCCCATTTACACAAATCATTTTAAGCTCAATGGATATTTCATATATTGATGAATATCTTTCTAAACATAATTTGCAAAATAACACCTTATTAAAAAAGCAATTAAGTCTCTATGCTGAAGAAGGATATGCATATTCAAAAGAAGCTTATTTAGCAGGAACACAAGGGTTATCCGTTCCTATATTTTCTTTTGAAAAAGGGGTATTAGGCTCGTTATGCATTGCAGCATCAAGCCAAAGTAAAAATTTAACCGAGTATTATCCATTATTAAAATCCACAGCCAGTAAATTATCTACCATATTTTAA
- the galE gene encoding UDP-glucose 4-epimerase GalE: MQQVEILVTGGLGYIGSHTCVQLIKAGLSPVIIDNLCNAKLEVLNRIERLTGVRPVFYQCDVRNEQQLAHIFSSHQFHSVIHFAGLKAVGESVENPLKYYDVNFNGTLVLMRCMQEANVKSLIFSSSATVYGEPSRLPITEEFPTGNTQSPYGTSKYMVERCLSDLFHSDPSWSLTLLRYFNPVGAHPSGLMGEDPQGIPNNLTPYITQVAVGKREKLVIYGNDYPTVDGTGVRDYIHVMDLADGHVAALQKVGNQAGLHCYNLGTGNGTSVLQMLHAFEKAVGKAIPYVIEPRRAGDIAEYWSTPEKAHHELGWQAERTLEDMATDSWRWQSNNPNGYEV, translated from the coding sequence ATGCAACAGGTTGAAATTCTCGTTACAGGCGGGCTCGGGTATATCGGTAGTCATACTTGTGTTCAATTGATAAAGGCTGGGCTATCACCAGTTATTATTGATAATTTGTGTAATGCAAAGCTAGAAGTGCTTAATCGTATTGAAAGATTAACCGGTGTGCGCCCAGTATTTTATCAGTGTGATGTTCGAAATGAGCAACAGCTAGCCCACATTTTTTCTTCTCATCAATTTCATTCAGTTATTCATTTTGCAGGGCTAAAAGCGGTTGGTGAATCAGTAGAAAACCCCCTTAAATACTATGATGTTAATTTCAATGGGACATTGGTATTAATGCGCTGTATGCAGGAAGCGAACGTGAAAAGTTTGATTTTTAGTTCGTCAGCAACAGTATATGGCGAGCCCAGTCGTTTACCTATCACCGAAGAGTTCCCAACGGGTAATACGCAAAGCCCTTATGGCACCAGCAAGTATATGGTTGAGCGTTGTTTATCTGATTTATTTCACTCAGACCCGTCATGGTCATTAACATTATTACGTTATTTCAACCCTGTAGGTGCTCATCCATCGGGTTTGATGGGAGAAGACCCACAAGGGATCCCAAATAATTTAACACCTTATATTACCCAAGTTGCAGTAGGGAAAAGAGAAAAATTGGTGATTTATGGAAACGATTACCCTACGGTGGATGGGACGGGGGTTCGGGATTATATTCATGTCATGGATTTAGCTGATGGCCATGTTGCTGCTCTACAAAAGGTTGGTAATCAAGCAGGGTTACATTGCTACAATTTGGGTACGGGGAACGGCACCAGTGTTTTGCAAATGTTACATGCATTTGAAAAAGCAGTTGGAAAAGCCATTCCTTATGTGATTGAACCACGTCGTGCTGGGGATATTGCGGAATACTGGTCAACACCAGAAAAAGCGCACCATGAACTAGGATGGCAAGCGGAGCGAACTCTTGAGGATATGGCGACTGACAGTTGGCGTTGGCAATCAAATAATCCCAATGGTTATGAAGTTTAG
- a CDS encoding UDP-glucose--hexose-1-phosphate uridylyltransferase, with protein MNILPFNPSDCPHRRYNPLTGQWVLVSPHRAKRPWSGKDEKPSIENLPQYDEHCFLCPGNTRVSGEVNPNYQGTYVFQNDHGALLAQPCAQPDNQSELFQSQSVSGVSRVICFSPDHSKTLPELSVPEIEGVIETWQQQVAELSERYAWVQVFENKGEIMGCSQPHPHGQIWASDFLPNEIARKDHFLTQYYQRHGSNLLIDYIKAEQQDGSRIVVETEEWIALVPYWAAWPFETLLLPKQHIRRMDEMNEAIRADLAVALKKLTSRYDNLFHCSFPYSMGWHFAPFINESQSIEHWQLHALFYPPLLRSATVKKFMVGYEMLAETQRDLTPEQAAQRLRDVSDCHYKQSQTTK; from the coding sequence ATGAATATTTTGCCTTTTAACCCTTCGGATTGCCCTCATCGTCGCTATAACCCATTAACAGGCCAGTGGGTGTTAGTGTCCCCTCATCGAGCAAAACGCCCGTGGAGCGGCAAAGATGAAAAACCATCAATAGAAAATTTACCTCAATATGATGAGCATTGCTTCTTGTGCCCTGGCAATACACGGGTTTCCGGGGAAGTGAATCCTAACTACCAAGGGACTTATGTATTCCAAAATGACCATGGTGCGTTATTAGCGCAACCCTGCGCCCAACCTGATAATCAATCTGAATTGTTTCAATCACAATCGGTGAGTGGGGTTAGTCGAGTGATTTGCTTTTCGCCTGATCACAGTAAAACACTGCCAGAGCTGTCTGTACCTGAAATTGAAGGTGTTATCGAAACATGGCAGCAACAAGTTGCTGAGTTAAGTGAACGTTATGCTTGGGTTCAGGTTTTTGAAAATAAAGGGGAAATAATGGGGTGTTCTCAACCGCATCCTCATGGACAAATTTGGGCAAGTGATTTTTTACCGAATGAAATTGCACGTAAGGACCATTTTCTCACGCAATATTATCAACGTCATGGCAGCAACTTATTAATTGACTATATTAAAGCTGAGCAACAAGATGGCTCACGAATTGTTGTTGAAACTGAAGAATGGATTGCACTTGTTCCTTATTGGGCAGCTTGGCCATTTGAAACCCTGTTATTGCCAAAACAGCATATTCGCCGTATGGATGAAATGAATGAAGCCATTCGCGCAGACCTTGCTGTTGCGCTAAAAAAACTCACAAGCCGTTACGATAATCTATTTCATTGCTCTTTCCCATATTCTATGGGATGGCACTTTGCACCTTTTATTAATGAAAGCCAAAGTATCGAGCATTGGCAACTACATGCCTTATTTTATCCGCCATTACTGCGCTCAGCGACGGTAAAAAAATTCATGGTGGGGTATGAAATGTTAGCTGAAACTCAGCGAGACCTGACACCAGAACAGGCCGCACAACGTTTACGTGATGTGAGTGACTGCCATTATAAACAAAGTCAAACTACTAAATAA
- the galK gene encoding galactokinase translates to METLKQTVASSFEKTFGYQPEIYVQAPGRVNIIGEHTDYNDGFVLPCAIDYQTMTAAAKRDDRIIRVVAADYHNECDEFSLDSDITFLPEKMWANYIRGVVKFLLQRGLLFNGCDIAVSGNVPQGAGLSSSASLEVVIGQTLKALYQLDISQQDIALNGQQAENQFVGCNCGIMDQLISACGDEGHALLIDCRSLALFPISIPDDLVVMIINSNKQRGLVGSEYNTRRQQCEEAANLFGVKALRDITFDEFLQKQHLLSPIVAKRAKHVISENERTLAAAKALTQNDLLQLSELMAQSHISMRDDFEITVKEIDTLVDIVKSVLGVQGGVRMTGGGFGGCVVALMQQQCVQPVIDAVEAQYQKMTGLQADIYVCQPSSGASVVS, encoded by the coding sequence ATGGAAACGTTAAAGCAAACTGTCGCCTCGTCGTTTGAAAAAACCTTTGGTTATCAACCTGAAATTTATGTTCAAGCGCCGGGGCGAGTAAATATTATCGGTGAACATACGGATTATAATGATGGCTTTGTTTTGCCTTGTGCGATTGATTACCAAACGATGACCGCGGCGGCTAAACGTGATGATCGTATTATCCGAGTCGTTGCGGCTGACTACCATAATGAATGTGACGAATTCAGTTTGGATAGCGATATTACATTTTTGCCTGAAAAAATGTGGGCAAACTATATTCGCGGTGTCGTGAAGTTTCTCTTACAAAGAGGGCTTTTATTCAATGGTTGCGATATTGCAGTCAGTGGTAATGTGCCGCAAGGCGCGGGGTTAAGTTCTTCAGCCTCACTCGAAGTTGTGATTGGACAAACACTTAAGGCTTTGTATCAATTAGATATTAGCCAGCAAGATATCGCGCTTAATGGCCAACAAGCTGAGAACCAATTTGTTGGTTGTAACTGCGGTATTATGGACCAACTGATTTCAGCGTGTGGTGATGAAGGCCATGCTCTATTGATTGATTGCCGCAGTTTGGCGCTATTTCCTATTTCCATACCTGATGATCTGGTTGTGATGATAATCAATTCAAATAAGCAACGGGGTTTGGTTGGAAGTGAATACAATACACGCCGCCAACAATGTGAAGAAGCCGCTAATTTGTTTGGGGTGAAAGCATTACGTGACATCACATTTGATGAGTTTTTACAGAAGCAACATCTATTATCGCCTATCGTTGCTAAGCGAGCCAAACACGTGATCAGTGAAAACGAACGTACTTTAGCGGCAGCAAAAGCATTAACACAAAATGATTTATTGCAGTTAAGTGAGTTAATGGCGCAATCCCATATTTCTATGCGTGATGATTTCGAAATCACCGTCAAAGAAATTGATACCTTAGTGGATATCGTTAAGTCCGTTTTAGGTGTTCAGGGCGGGGTACGAATGACAGGAGGAGGCTTTGGTGGCTGTGTGGTTGCATTGATGCAGCAGCAATGTGTTCAACCGGTGATTGACGCGGTAGAAGCGCAATACCAGAAAATGACAGGCCTACAAGCCGATATTTATGTTTGCCAGCCAAGCTCAGGTGCGAGTGTGGTAAGTTAA
- the galM gene encoding galactose-1-epimerase, whose translation MLFNQEKNQTPKVVELTNKNDMKIVLTSLGASWVSCILPLIHGRRDVVLGSPNMDKQKEQDVYLGATVGRVANRIANARFSIHGENYSVSANQEPHCLHGGQDNFSYRIWAISQPSTQQAIFSLISPDGDQGFPGELKVEVSYELTDENQVIIRYKHQATKACPVNLTNHTYFNLAGEGSEKTALDHALTIYSDCYLPTDKAGIPSGEWRNVTGSYFDFRQSKLIGRDFLQDHDQISAGGYDHTFMLDTARIDGRQTVASLSAPEGDVKMNISTTMPSMQLYTGNYLISVAGKTKSYTPFSGVAFETQFPPDAVNHPEWGERYSPISQPNQIYCSETCYQFIF comes from the coding sequence ATGCTGTTTAATCAAGAAAAAAATCAGACGCCCAAAGTCGTAGAGTTAACCAATAAAAATGACATGAAAATTGTCCTGACAAGTTTAGGGGCAAGCTGGGTAAGTTGTATTTTGCCGCTAATACATGGGAGACGAGATGTTGTTCTAGGTTCACCAAATATGGATAAACAAAAGGAACAAGACGTGTATTTGGGCGCGACAGTCGGGCGCGTAGCTAACCGTATAGCGAATGCACGTTTTTCTATTCATGGTGAAAATTATTCAGTGTCAGCCAATCAAGAGCCGCATTGTTTACATGGTGGGCAGGACAATTTTAGTTATCGGATTTGGGCCATATCACAACCTAGTACCCAACAGGCTATTTTTTCACTCATTTCACCCGATGGTGACCAAGGTTTTCCCGGGGAATTGAAAGTTGAGGTAAGTTATGAATTAACGGATGAAAATCAAGTGATTATCCGTTATAAGCACCAAGCTACAAAGGCCTGTCCTGTAAACCTAACCAACCATACTTATTTTAATTTGGCGGGTGAAGGTAGTGAAAAGACAGCGCTAGATCATGCTCTTACGATTTACAGTGACTGTTATTTACCCACAGATAAAGCAGGGATCCCTAGCGGAGAGTGGCGTAATGTCACTGGTAGTTATTTTGATTTTCGCCAAAGCAAACTCATTGGCCGTGACTTTCTACAAGATCACGACCAAATTTCTGCTGGGGGATATGACCACACTTTTATGCTAGATACAGCCCGTATTGATGGGCGGCAAACGGTGGCATCGTTGAGTGCTCCTGAGGGAGACGTAAAGATGAATATTTCTACAACGATGCCCTCTATGCAGTTGTATACAGGGAATTATTTAATTTCAGTTGCGGGTAAAACAAAATCTTATACGCCTTTTTCTGGGGTTGCATTTGAAACACAGTTTCCACCTGATGCTGTTAATCACCCTGAATGGGGAGAACGATACAGCCCGATTTCACAGCCTAATCAAATTTATTGTAGTGAAACCTGCTATCAATTTATTTTCTAA
- a CDS encoding substrate-binding domain-containing protein yields MATIKDVAKEAGVSVATVSRVINQSPKASQASIASVKSAMNKLGYRPNAAARALVNQSSNTIGVLVNDVSDPFFGVMVKAVDAVAHKNGKHILICNGYHNAKEERQSIELLINNRCDALVIHSKALDDAELLQYAKEVPSMVLINRHIDEIATRCISLNNYKGAYLATEHLIRHGHTKIAYISSNHQIEDAVQRLQGYRDALKNNGIQLSDSYIEYGAPYGEGGEQAMTNLLIKSLEITAVVGYNDFMAAGAIAVLDENEIHSPEQVSVIGFDDVLIARYIHPRLTTIRYPIQMMAEKATQLALSLARGEKTTGESLIYSPTLVQRNSVRPLHA; encoded by the coding sequence ATGGCGACAATCAAAGATGTGGCAAAAGAAGCCGGTGTTTCGGTTGCAACTGTTTCTCGAGTGATTAACCAATCACCGAAGGCAAGCCAAGCTTCTATTGCATCAGTAAAGAGTGCAATGAATAAGCTAGGTTATCGTCCCAATGCCGCTGCGCGAGCTCTTGTGAACCAAAGTTCAAATACCATTGGGGTGTTAGTTAACGATGTTTCCGACCCTTTTTTTGGCGTTATGGTCAAAGCCGTTGATGCCGTAGCGCATAAAAATGGTAAACATATTCTGATTTGTAATGGTTACCATAATGCCAAGGAAGAGCGCCAATCGATTGAGTTGTTGATTAACAACCGCTGTGATGCTTTGGTTATCCACTCTAAAGCCCTGGATGATGCTGAACTGCTTCAATATGCAAAAGAAGTCCCAAGTATGGTACTGATCAACCGCCATATTGATGAAATTGCAACCCGTTGTATTTCTTTAAATAACTACAAGGGCGCATATTTAGCGACAGAACATCTTATTCGACATGGGCATACTAAAATTGCGTACATTTCATCAAATCACCAAATTGAGGATGCGGTACAGCGTTTACAGGGTTATCGAGATGCGTTAAAAAATAATGGTATTCAACTGTCTGATAGTTATATTGAATATGGCGCTCCTTATGGGGAAGGTGGGGAGCAAGCGATGACTAACTTACTGATAAAATCACTCGAAATCACAGCGGTCGTGGGTTACAACGATTTTATGGCCGCGGGAGCTATCGCGGTATTAGATGAAAATGAAATTCACTCACCAGAACAGGTCTCGGTTATTGGTTTTGATGATGTGTTGATTGCCCGCTACATCCATCCACGCTTAACAACAATTCGTTATCCTATCCAAATGATGGCAGAAAAAGCCACACAACTAGCACTTTCTTTAGCGAGAGGGGAAAAAACGACAGGTGAAAGTTTGATTTACTCTCCGACATTGGTTCAACGTAATTCAGTTAGGCCTTTGCACGCCTAA
- a CDS encoding sodium/sugar symporter, protein MQTEGVGLSTLDYGIFILYVLIIISVGLWVSRDKKGQKKGTKDYFLAGKTLPWWAIGSSLIAANISAEQFIGMSGSGFSIGLAIASYEWMAALTLIIVAKYFMPVFIDKGIFTIPEFVEKRFNKTLKTILAVFWLALFIFVNLTSVLYLGSLALQTILGIPMHYAIFGLALFAVIYSLYGGLSAVAWTDVVQVFFLILGGFLTTIMAVSYIGGDAGLFAGMSRMASEAPAHFEMILSQDNPQFSNLPGIAVLIGGLWVANLYYWGFNQYIIQRALAAKSINEAQKGLVFAAFLKLIVPILVVVPGIAAFVIVSDPALLAGLGTMAQEHMPTLAQADKAYPWLTQFLPVGAKGVVFAALAAAIVSSLASMLNSVATIFTMDIYKEYIAPSTADHKLVNVGRISAVVALIVACFIAPLLGNIGQAFQYIQEYTGLVSPGILAVFLLGLFWKKTNAKGAIIGVLLSIPFALFLKLMPLGMPFLDQMMYTFFFTAVVIGLISLTTAKEDDCEGAIILTSETFKTSTGFNIASYAIMVILCVLYALFW, encoded by the coding sequence ATGCAAACTGAAGGGGTTGGGTTAAGCACATTAGATTACGGAATATTCATTCTGTATGTGCTTATCATTATTAGTGTTGGTCTTTGGGTTTCTCGAGATAAAAAAGGGCAAAAGAAAGGTACAAAAGACTATTTTCTGGCAGGAAAAACATTACCTTGGTGGGCGATAGGTTCTTCACTAATTGCGGCAAATATTTCAGCAGAACAGTTTATTGGTATGTCGGGCTCTGGCTTCTCAATAGGTTTGGCAATCGCATCCTATGAATGGATGGCTGCACTAACTCTGATTATTGTCGCAAAATATTTTATGCCCGTGTTTATTGATAAAGGTATCTTTACCATTCCAGAGTTTGTTGAAAAACGTTTCAATAAAACGTTAAAAACGATCTTAGCCGTGTTCTGGTTGGCATTATTTATCTTTGTTAATTTAACTTCAGTTCTCTATTTAGGGTCGTTAGCATTACAAACAATCCTAGGTATTCCAATGCATTATGCTATTTTCGGCTTAGCATTATTTGCAGTGATTTACTCTCTTTATGGCGGGCTATCTGCGGTTGCGTGGACGGATGTTGTACAAGTTTTCTTCTTAATTTTAGGCGGCTTTTTAACCACGATAATGGCGGTGAGCTATATTGGCGGTGATGCGGGGTTATTCGCAGGTATGAGCCGCATGGCAAGTGAAGCGCCTGCGCATTTTGAAATGATTTTAAGCCAAGACAACCCACAGTTTAGTAATTTACCCGGTATTGCAGTGTTAATTGGCGGTTTATGGGTTGCCAATTTATATTACTGGGGCTTCAACCAATATATTATTCAACGTGCATTAGCCGCTAAGTCTATTAATGAAGCGCAAAAAGGCTTGGTTTTCGCAGCATTTCTCAAACTTATTGTCCCAATCCTTGTTGTCGTACCGGGTATTGCGGCATTTGTGATAGTTTCTGACCCTGCATTACTGGCGGGATTAGGAACGATGGCACAAGAACATATGCCAACATTGGCCCAAGCGGACAAAGCTTACCCATGGTTAACACAATTCTTACCCGTAGGCGCTAAAGGGGTTGTGTTTGCGGCATTAGCTGCGGCTATCGTTTCTTCTTTAGCTTCCATGTTGAACTCAGTGGCAACTATTTTCACCATGGATATCTACAAAGAATACATTGCTCCATCAACCGCGGACCATAAATTAGTGAATGTCGGGCGGATTAGTGCAGTTGTTGCGTTAATCGTCGCATGCTTCATCGCCCCATTACTGGGTAACATTGGACAAGCTTTCCAATATATTCAGGAATATACCGGGTTAGTTAGCCCAGGTATCTTAGCGGTATTCTTATTAGGTCTATTTTGGAAGAAAACCAATGCGAAAGGCGCGATTATCGGTGTGCTGCTCTCAATTCCGTTTGCATTATTCTTAAAACTAATGCCGTTAGGTATGCCATTCCTTGACCAAATGATGTACACCTTCTTCTTTACTGCGGTGGTGATTGGTTTAATTAGCCTGACAACGGCAAAAGAAGATGACTGTGAAGGGGCTATTATCCTAACGTCGGAGACCTTTAAAACATCGACAGGCTTCAATATCGCATCATACGCAATTATGGTTATCTTATGTGTGCTATATGCGCTGTTCTGGTAA